One Lutzomyia longipalpis isolate SR_M1_2022 chromosome 4, ASM2433408v1 DNA segment encodes these proteins:
- the LOC129794568 gene encoding juvenile hormone acid O-methyltransferase-like, producing MPSTNFNSGVYQKYIGIRDYYTELFIEKLSELVKWRPNGSILEVGCGTGDATLKYICPELPEDFSKLVCTDISEEMVKDTQKLFAEDPKVSCRVLDIGRDIEASEKDQFDQVLSLNCLMWVPNQKKAFQNLYDFLKPGGSCFLIFVCTASLWDVIFELISRPKWRKFVPHPKKIYPFPYRQDPNPVKTVTELMESIGFVNVKVEMRESKFLFRSKEEFMGFVKALPNPLDQMTLEEQDEYLKEAVDLAFSYENVIDQSGCDEKVSGTQLMAYGEK from the exons ATGCCTTCGACAAATTTCAATAGTGGAGTTTATCAGAAGTACATCGGAATCCGTGATTACTACACAGagcttttcattgaaaaattgagtGAATTGGTGAAATGGAGGCCAAATGGATCAATTCTTGAGGTTGGATGTGGAACAGGTGATGCAACGCTCAAGTACATTTGTCCAGAACTTCCTGAAGACTTCTCCAAGTTAGTCTGCACAGATATCTCGGAAGAAATGGTGAAGGATACTCAGAAGCTCTTTGCGGAGGATCCCAAAGTATCCTGCAGAGTTCTGGACATCGGCAGAGACATAGAAGCTTCGGAGAAGGATCAATTTGATCAAGTTCTATCATTGAATTGCCTGATGTGGGTGCCAAATCAAAAGAAAGCCTTTCAAAATTTGTACGATTTCCTAAAACCTGGAGGAAGCTGCTTCCTGATCTTCGTTTGCACAGCTTCATTGTGGGACGTTATATTTGAACTTATTTCAAGAccaaaatggagaaaatttgttCCACATCCCAAGAAAATATATCCATTTCCCTACAGACAGGACCCAAATCCCGTCAAAACTGTTACAGAATTAATGGAGTCAATTGGATTTGTTAATGTTAAAGTTGAAATGCGTGAAAGCAAATTCCTGTTTCGGAGCAAGGAAGAATTTATGG GATTTGTTAAAGCTCTTCCTAATCCGTTGGATCAGATGACTCTGGAGGAGCAGGATGAATACTTAAAGGAAGCAGTTGACTTGGCTTTCTCCTATGAGAATGTAATTGATCAATCTGGCTGTGATGAAAAGGTGTCTGGGACACAACTAATGGCTTACGGAGAGAAATAA